DNA sequence from the Desulfobacterales bacterium genome:
GAAATGCTCGATAAGTTGATACAGGATTTGAACTTTCGCCCGGTGGCGGCAATCCGGTCAAATGATTTCAGATCTAACGCTTCCAGTGCCGACAGCAGGGTCTGTCTGGGGCCGCCTTCATGGGGATGGATTGAATAACGGATGGTGTCCCGCGCCTTACGGCAGGATACCCTGTTTTTCTGATCCTCGGGATTGCGTTCCAGCTGGACAGCAGAAATCGTGGAGGCTCCGATACACAAACCAAGTATTTTCATTATGTTACGTCCGGGTATCTATATGTTAAGGTTGCCAGAGTTGTATAAACCTGTATTTAAAGGATTATAAAATTCGACCCATATAGGAAATTGAATAAAACTGGAAACATTCGTTTATGCGCTGCATAAGTAATTAAAATAGATGTATACGAATTTGTCAAACAATTACTACTGAGTTTTCAGTATTTTCGAAATGGGTTGGGACATATTTATCGGTATTCCATGCATTTTCCCAGTAAGGAACGCAAACGTATTAACATGACCAAAATTACCTTAAAATTATCCGATAGGCCTTCAGGCCGTAAAACCCAATGCTTTAGCTTCGGGCAGCTCACCAGTAAGCTGTATGCGCAGTGGTGCTGCGCTTGAGAGGCGTGAGCTTCTCGCTTCTTATCTTTTGCCTTAAACGAAGTGCTCCTCAAGCGATAGCGCTCTTTAGTCCGCCCGCAGGGCGTTCAGTCGGTTACAAAGCCCGTCTCGTAGGCGATGTCAAAACCGGCGCGAATCAGCGCCGAGGGATTTAACTGGTGGATTTCAGCGATAGCGGACAGACCGGCCTTAAAGCCTTCTTCAGCCAGGACGCCGCCAAAATTAAACAATACGGCCCGGATTTCTGGTCGAAGGCTCATGCCGGCGGCTCCTTTTCCTGCAGCAGGCTTGACAATTCGGCGGCATCGGTAGTTGGTTGATGGCAGGAAAACTGTCGGCAGACAAAGGCGGTGGTGTTTTCGCCTTGTGCAAAGAGGCTGGCCGTATACGGGGCGATTTGAGCCAGCTGTTTTCCGTGGCGTTTTGACTTGAGCAGTACCACTTTTCGGGGGATAAAATGACTGTTGAGGGCAGTCAGCATCTGTTGGGTGGCTACCGAATCAGGTTCCCCCGCTATGACGATCTCCATTCCCGGATTCAAGGCAAGGTCGAGTCCTGTCATAAAGTGGGTGTATTGGGACGGATGGGCCTGGATGGTGCCGCTGAATGCATGCATCAGCGCATGCGCCTTTTTCTCCCAATCGGGCTCGCCGGTCAGTCGTGCCAGCAGGAGCAGGTTCGATAACGATACCGAATTTGCCGAGGGAAGCGAACCGTCATAAAGTTCTTTGGGACGAACCGGCAGATCCTGAGTCTGGGCGGATGTCAGAAAAAATCCGCCGTTTTCAGGATCCTGAAAGTCGGTTGACATCTGGTGCTGGAGTTGGACGGCCTGCTTGAGATAGAAGGGATCAAACGATGCCTGATACAGCTGTATCAGGCCTGAGATGAAAAAAGCGTAATCATTGGCATTGGCGCAGATGCCGGTGTCGTTGTCGCAAAACCGGTGCAGCAGGCGTCCGGTTTCGTCCTTCAGCCGGGTAAGGATAAAATGGGCGGCCTGCTGAGAGGCGCAGGCATATTTTGGAATGTTGAGAACCCGAGCCCCGAGCGCCAGGGCAGAAATCATCAGACCGTTCCAGCTGGTCAGGATTTTATCGTCTTTCAGGGGCCGGGGTCTCCGGTTTCTGGCGGCAAACAGCTTTTCACGGATCTGTGTCCATTGATGACAAAGCTGAGCCTCTTCCGTGTCAAGCTCCCTGGCCCATTGGGCCAGGCGCCGATCCTGGTAAAGAATATTCGACCCGGTTTTATGGCCGGTCGTTTCTTCGACATAGTTACCGTCCGGGTCAAGGTTGAACATGCGCTCCCATGGCAAAGGGGTGAGTTCACCGATTGTCCGTCGAATCTGATCCATGCGCCATACATAGAATCTGCCTTCCTCCCCTTCGCTGTCGGCATCTTCTCCCGTGAAAAATCCCCCGTTATCCGACACCATATCTCTCAGAACGTAGGTAAATATATCCTGTGCACAACGGGCGTAGAACTCATCCCGGGTCAGTTGAAATGTTTCCAGATAGACCATGGCCATCAACGCCTGGTCATAGAGCATTTTTTCAAAATGCGGAAGAATCCACTGTCGGTCAGTCGAATACCGGTGAAAGCCGAAGCCGACATGATCCCATATGCCGCCAAGCCGCATGGCGGTCAGGGTTTTTTCAACCATTTCCAGGGCGGCCGGATTTGCCGAATAGTGGTAATATCTGAGGAGAAACTGCAGCGGATGCCCGGGAGGAAATTTGGGGGCCGGATTGAATCCGCCATGAAGGGAGTCAAACCGCAGCTCAAGATCACGATATGCCTGGTCAAATATGAAAGGATGGATTTGTGCCGGAGAGGAAAAGTCAAAGGCCCTGGTTAACGAGTCCGAAAGGTTTCGGGCAGATTCAATGATGGTTTCCCGTTGAGTTGCCCATATCCGTTTGACGTGCTGACACAGTTCGATCAATCCGGGTTGTCCCATCCTGCGGGTTACCGGAATATACGTGGCGGCAAAAAAAGGTTGTTTGTCCGGGGCCATAAAAATGGTCAGGGGCCATCCGCCCCTTCCCGTCAGCATCTGGCAGGCCTGCATGTAGACCGAATCGATATCCGGCCGTTCTTCGCGGTCCACTTTGATGCATACGAAAGTATCGTTGAGATGTCTGGCCGCCGCCGGGTTTTCGAAGGACTCTTTTTCCATGACATGGCACCAGTGGCAGGTCGAATACCCGATGGATAAAAATACGGGCTTGTTTTCATCCCGCGCTCTGCGGAAGGCCTCGTCGGACCAGGGATACCAGTCGACCGGGTTTTGGGCGTGCTGAAGAAGATACGGGCTTTTTTCGTGTATCAGCCGGTTGGGGGCCATGGTTGTCTCCGGAATAGTATTTGACAATACAAAGGCGGAACGTTAGACACCCCTCTGGGGTGTTGAACGGATGCTATCCGTTTCCTTCAGCTGCTTCCGGTGTTAAACGTCCCGGTGCATTTTTTCGAAAACGCAACGCAGACCGGCGCTGGTGTTGGATGCCTGCGCAAACCCCGGGTGGATTTTCGATAAACCCCGCCCGGACGTAAAGGAATGATGTATGAACCAGAAAAATAATGATGAATTCAGACTGCCGAAAGCCCTTGTGCGCTGCATCGCGTTTCACGGCCATGTATGCCCCGGTCTTGTGTATGGTTACCGGGTGGCTGCAGAGGCGATGCGGCTGCTCGGCGTGTGCCGGTCAACTGACGAAGAAATCGTTGCCGTCTGTGAGAATGATTCCTGCGCGGTAGATGCGTTTCAGGTGCTTCTGGGAACAACGGCCGGCAAGGGTAATCTCATTATAAAAGATTATGGTAAAAACGCCTATACAATTTTTCATCGATCCGGCAAAAAGGCGTACCGGTTTTTCCGGAATACCGGGTATCGGTATTCGGGTCCGGATAAAGAGGAATTTGATCGTCTGGATCGAGCCATGTCGGACCAGACGGCGGACCGCCGGCAGCTGTCACGGTTGAAAAAGCTGAAGGCCCGGGATCTGTTGACCAGGCCTTTTGAAGAGGTGTTTTCGGTCAGGCAGGCCGCATATGCTCCGCCGCCATATGCGCGCATGGCCCCCTCCTGCGCCTGCTCCCGGTGCGGGGAAATGACGATGATGACCCGAATGATCGATTTGAAAGACGGATCGCGTGTCTGTATTCCATGCTCGGAGCAACGGCACATGGATTAAAACCGGGGCGGAGGGATCGGCCGCCAGCCCTTTTTCGATGATCCAAATCGGTTTTAAAGAAGATTGACAAGGGCGTTCCGGATGCCCGGATAATGAAATTCAAACCCGTGACGGGTCAGTCGATCGGGAACGGTCCGTATGCTGTACAGCAGCGAGTTGCCGAATTCCCCCATGACCAGACGGATCATAAATGCCGGGACCGGCACGAAGGCGGGGCGGTTGAGGATATCTCCCAGTGTGGCGGCAAGCTCCCGGTTTCTGACCGGATAAGGACTGCAGAAATTCAAGGGGCCGTTGATCCGGGGCGTTTCAATAGCATAAAGAAAAGCAGATGCCAGATCCTCCAGATGAATCCAGGAAAACCACTGCATGCCACTGCCGATCGGCCCCCCCACAAACGAGCGAAA
Encoded proteins:
- a CDS encoding thioredoxin domain-containing protein codes for the protein MAPNRLIHEKSPYLLQHAQNPVDWYPWSDEAFRRARDENKPVFLSIGYSTCHWCHVMEKESFENPAAARHLNDTFVCIKVDREERPDIDSVYMQACQMLTGRGGWPLTIFMAPDKQPFFAATYIPVTRRMGQPGLIELCQHVKRIWATQRETIIESARNLSDSLTRAFDFSSPAQIHPFIFDQAYRDLELRFDSLHGGFNPAPKFPPGHPLQFLLRYYHYSANPAALEMVEKTLTAMRLGGIWDHVGFGFHRYSTDRQWILPHFEKMLYDQALMAMVYLETFQLTRDEFYARCAQDIFTYVLRDMVSDNGGFFTGEDADSEGEEGRFYVWRMDQIRRTIGELTPLPWERMFNLDPDGNYVEETTGHKTGSNILYQDRRLAQWARELDTEEAQLCHQWTQIREKLFAARNRRPRPLKDDKILTSWNGLMISALALGARVLNIPKYACASQQAAHFILTRLKDETGRLLHRFCDNDTGICANANDYAFFISGLIQLYQASFDPFYLKQAVQLQHQMSTDFQDPENGGFFLTSAQTQDLPVRPKELYDGSLPSANSVSLSNLLLLARLTGEPDWEKKAHALMHAFSGTIQAHPSQYTHFMTGLDLALNPGMEIVIAGEPDSVATQQMLTALNSHFIPRKVVLLKSKRHGKQLAQIAPYTASLFAQGENTTAFVCRQFSCHQPTTDAAELSSLLQEKEPPA
- a CDS encoding FmdE family protein, with the protein product MNQKNNDEFRLPKALVRCIAFHGHVCPGLVYGYRVAAEAMRLLGVCRSTDEEIVAVCENDSCAVDAFQVLLGTTAGKGNLIIKDYGKNAYTIFHRSGKKAYRFFRNTGYRYSGPDKEEFDRLDRAMSDQTADRRQLSRLKKLKARDLLTRPFEEVFSVRQAAYAPPPYARMAPSCACSRCGEMTMMTRMIDLKDGSRVCIPCSEQRHMD